Part of the Cytobacillus sp. IB215665 genome, ACATCAACATTAAAAAATTCGGCAATTCGAAAGGCTAACAGCAGAGTCGGAACATAATTACCTTTTTCCATTACGAAGATTGTTTGTTTGGAAACCCCGACTTTGTCTGCTAATTCTTGCTGAGACATTCTAGCAAGCACACGATATTCATAAACCTTATTTGATATCGAATCACCAAAATCTTTCTTCATGACCATCACCTCTTGAATGAAATTATAAACTCTATTTTTATAAAAGTAAAGTAAACTTATACAAAAATATTATATACTTTTATATTTTCTTATATTACTTTAATTTAACAAGAGCCAAAATGCATAAAAAACCTGACGAATTTCATGTTTCGTCAGGTTCACATATCAATCTGGTGAATTATTGATATTCAATGGTACAGTCGGGTGATAATATTTACAGCCTAACAATAATTTGGATAAATCAGCTTTTTCCTAAGGGTCAAGAAAATTCCTCCAGTTATATTCACGACTACCAACTTAAAAATGTCCTTTTGCATTAAGTGTTTGGAGGATTACCTTTTTTACTAGATTTCTAACATATTAATTCGTATCACATTAGAAAAAATTTTATATTTCCGTTTAACGCTAATAACATAATTGTTTCCACTTCTTTATTGTTATTTCATATGATAAAAACAATGACCTTCTAGAACTATGGGATATACCTTATAAAATAGTAATTTTAATTAATATAATTGAAACTTTTTAAGAGAGAAAACGTAAATTTTTAAAAGGGTATTTATTGGTTATTAAGGAATTTACTAGTAAATAAGGTCGTATTTATTTCAACAATAATAATATATTTTGTTTCTACAATTTTAACTTTAGATAGTCCCTAAAGAATGGTTGACTATTTTTCAAAAAGATAAATGGTAAATAATATAATAATAGAAATTTAGAACGAGAAGATAATCGTCTAAATGGATGGAGGTTTTGGCATGAACAAAACGATTATGGGTTTCGCTGCTACAATAGCGCTCTTATTTTTATACGCTTGCTCACCAACAAATGAGGAGAGAGGTATAACGGATGAAAAGGAGGAAGTGAACAAAGAAAGCCTCATTTTATCATTTAAAAATCCTCAAACGAATCAAGAATTTAAAATCGTGAAAGCTTATAAGCTTTTTGAAGGATTACGAGAAAAAACAGAAGAAAGCTCTGAGCGTTCTAAGTTGGATGTATATAAGGAAGTGGTTATTGACCCCATTTATCAAGACTGTTTTGCGAACGCAGAATATCCAAATATGGCGGATTCAATTTTACATTCAGCACCCGATTTGTTCACACCGTTGACTATACTAGGTGAAAAAATTGAGGAAAAACAAGTTGAGAAAGCCATACAGCAAGCGTTAATCAAATCATCCAATATTCTTCCATCTTCAAAGGAAACTACAGTGTGTCTGTTTACCACCACTAACTCTAATACTTCGCCTATGTTTACGGTTGGAGCTGGGAAAATTATTATTCTATACAACTACTATTTTGACAATAATTTCATTAAAGCAGGAACTGCTCATGAATATCATCATAGTGTTTGGACAGAGAGATACTTAAATAACGATAAACCTTTCACTGTTTTAGATAATATCATCTTTGAAGGGAAGGCCGTCACGTTCGAAAAGTTAATATACCCTGAAGTTGAATTGACCCGAATAAATGAGAGCTATGACAAAGAAAACTGGGAAAAAATCAAAAACAATCTTCATACAGTTAATTTGAATAGGGCTTTAGAAATAATCAGAGGTGAAAATGGGTTACCTCTTGGTTACGGTTATAGCGAAGGTTATAAAATGGTACAATCCTATCTCGATTTACACCCAGAACTTTCGCCAGAAGAGTGGACTCCTATTGAAGCCAGAGAAATTTTCGACGATGGCAACTATATAGATAACTACCAATAACAAAACGCTCAGTTAAGCCTGAGCGATTCGTATAGTTATTTTAGCTTTGCTATGTCATGGTTGTAAATGTACTTTATATTATGTTCTCCTCACTCTTTGGTGTGTGCAAGATAGAACTAATTTGATGATCACAAATGTTCATTGCGGTTAATAATAAAAAGAAAATTAGGACAATTCACTTATATAATAGGTATCTATTTTATAAGGAGGAATTACCTTTTATTTTCTTTGATACACGTAATCCATCATCAGTTAAACTATCGATATGTGACACATTTGGTGTACAATATAAGGAGTTGAACTGTTTGTGGAGATGATTATAATAGATGAAAAAAATATACGTTGTTACGTTATTGTTGATTCTTGGATTTGGATACTCAGTTTATTATATCGATAGTAGATATCAAGTTGAAAATACACATGAATCAATTGAGTCTAGTTTAAAAGAGTGGTTAAATAGAAGTCAACAGCGTCAATTAAATCCTACTCCTATAAAGAATCCTACACTTATAGAGAAATTTAAATTAGATGATACATCAACTCATATTGGTTTATTTCAATTAGAAAACGATAACATTGGTTATGTTCGATTAATTGAAGGATTAAATGGCAAATTAAAAATGGCTGGTGCAGGACACGGTACTAACGAAATCAAATATCGAGAAATAGAAACGAACAAGGGATTATATGCAATTTTGATCGGAAAAAACCCAGAGAAAAAAATTGATAATATTCTAGTTAACATCATGTTTGAAAATTACAACTTTAATGTTGATGTATCAACTGAGGAACTCTTTGTTAGGTATCATAAATTTACTGAAAGATTAGATACTCCTTTTCCTGCTGAATTAACATTGTTTGATAAGAACAATGAAGTAATTGAATAAATTGAGTTAATCTACAGTTTGAAACATCTTTTCCACATACTATTATTTAATTCCCATCTTAGACCTATTGCTTCTATTCCGGTTAAACTTGATCAACTCCCAGCAATAAAACTGAACGGCCTGTTATGATAGATTTCAAGACTTTACATATGACTTGTAAAGATGTGGTTGGTGAAAAGGTATACCTTTTCATCAACTGTTAACCTGCTCCATGCTTTAGGATGGATTTTCATACTATACGCCCTCCTTTTCTCTCATTTTGAACATAAATGAATCGAGATATAATAAAGAAATGTGACCATTGAGGTCACATTTCCTATTTTAGTGGTCATATTTTTGGTCACAACTTTGGTCACATTTTACTTGATGGTCACAACTTTGGTCACATTTTACTTGATGGTCACAACTTTGGTCATAAAACTGTGACCATTTACAGGATATTTTAGGATAATGTAGGAATTATCTGTTATCAATCTTCTCTGGATATAGGTCATGATTCATTAATCTGTAGTTAGCCATTTCTTCATATTTAGTGCCAGGAATGCCGTAATTACAGTAAGGATCAATACTGATACCACCTCTAGGAGTGAATTTACCCCATACTTCGATGTATCTTGGTTGCATCAGTTTAATTAAATCATTCATAATAATATTCATGCAATCTTCATGGAAATCTCCGTGATTTCTAAAACTAAATAAATATAGTTTAAGAGATTTACTTTCCACCATTTTTACATCTGGAATATAGCTAATGTAAATAGTTGCAAAGTCTGGTTGACCGGTTTTTGGACACAGGCTAGTAAATTCAGGAAAATTCATTTTTACGAAGTAATCTCTATTCGTATGTTTATTATCAAAAGCCTCTAAAATGTCAGGTGAATATTCAAATATATAGTTTGTTCCTTGGTTTCCTAATAGCGTTATATCCTTAAGTTCTTCATCTTTTCTTCCTTGCATTTTACATCTCTCCTATTTATCATTATTCATTTATTTCACAGTTTCATTGACAATCACTTATTTGACCACATACATGGGATCTAGTAAAACGAGATTATACACCCCGTTTATTGCCCCATACGAGTGTATGTAGCTGTGGCAATACTTTTACGTCATTCAATTCAGGAGAATCTATTGTTTTTTGAACTAACCATTCATATTTGTGAAGTAGTTTATTAACAATGGCTGGATCCTCTGACATAACGTCCTCATTACCTACCTGCAGATAAAAATTAATATGTTCATAACGCTTGTGTACCATTTTTGCATATTCTAGGTCCTTATCATCAAATACTACCACTTTTAGACTTACATGCTGTTGTCTGCCTCTACTGACTAACCTGTCAATAATAAAATCTAGTTTCTCAAAATTCGTCTTCATTTCAGAACTAGGTGGTTTAGGTGATATAGTTAAATCATCGATTAGTAGAAACCAATCCTGCCAAACACTTCCTTGTGTTTCTAACCCTACTCTAATCCCCTTTTCTTTAAGCAAGGTTAGTAGGTGTTCAAGATTCTTAAGTAATGCTGGATTTCCTCCAGAAATTGTAACATGGTTAAATCGATTTCCTCCAAGTTCAACTAGTCGCTGCCATATTTCCTCCGAAGATAGTTGCTCTATTTCACTTTTTGCAGACCCGTCCCATGTAAAAGCAGAATCACACCAACTACATGCGTAATCACATCCTGCTGTACGAACAAACATCGTTTTCTGACCGATAACCATGCCTTCACCTTGGATTGTAGGACCAAAAATTTCTAATACTGGGATTGTTTTTTCCATCATCGATCACCAGCTTTTGGACGATATACAACATAACTCGTAGGTGTTTCACGAACAAAAACTTGAAGGCATTTCGGGCTATTTGGCAACGTATTTAAATGTTCCTGAATAATTTCCCATATCTTTTTTGCAACAACTTCTGTTGTAGGAAAATCATTTGGGTTTTGATCATTAAATAATTCTTTATGATCATTTATTACAGTATGATCAAATTTGCCGTGAATAAGTTTTTTCACTTGCTGAAAATTAACTAGGAAACCTGTATGATCAAGATCATCACCAGCAATCGTTATATTCACAAAGTACGTATGTCCGTGTAATTCCCTACATTTTCCTGCCTCATCATGCGGAACGAAATGCGCAGCTGCGAATTGCATATCCTTATTTAATTCAAATTGATAAGGGTGTTGTACTTGAGGATAGATTTGTTGAATCATGACTTGTTTTCACCCCTATTTTTCGTAGAAACGTATTGTTCAAGGCCTCTTTTACGCAATTTACATGCAGGGCACTCCCCACAACCTTCGGCAATTATGCCGTTATAACATGTTAAAGTTTTCTTTTGTACGAAATCAAATGCGCCTAATTCGTCTGCCAATTCCCACGTTTCTGCTTTATCAAGCCACATGAGAGGTGTGTGAATAACGAATTGATAGTCCATAGCGAGATTCAACGTAACATTTAATGATTTAATAAACACATCTCGACAATCTGGATATCCACTAAAATCTGTTTCACAAACACCAGTAATAATATGTTTAGCACCAGTTTGTTTCGCTAGCACAGCAGCAAAAGACAAGAATAATAAATTCCTACCATCAACAAACGTAGTAGGCAATTCACCTTCTTTTTCTTCAATAGCAATATCATCACGTGTTAATGCATTTGGAGCCAATTGGCTGAGAAGGCTCATATCAAGAACTGTATGTTTTATACCCAATTCATTGGCAATGTTTTTTGCCACTTCAATTTCATTGTCATGTCGTTGATTATATTGAAACGTAACTGCTTCAACAGTCTTATATCTTTTCATTGCCCAGAAAAGGCAAGTAGTACTATCTTGTCCTCCGCTAAAAACTACAACAGCTTTTTCATTTTTCATTATGTGTGACCCCTCTCTACTGTTAAATCCTTGTCATATTCAATTTTTCAAAGAGTTATATCAATCCATTATTAGGTAATTTTTTTCAGCAATGTTATATTTACTAATTAAATTTAGTTAGTAAATATCACGAACTCTATTCGTTTATTTTGATGCTATTTATCTGATGTGAGCAGAAAATAGCCAAACAAAAAAAGCATTTGTCAAACACGATGTAGTTTTTAAATTGATTGTTATAAAATCAAATAAAAAAACTCCACCCTAAGGACGCAGCTATTTCCTTAGTTTTTTATAGAGGGTGTTCTAGAACCTCTCCCGTAAATTATGGATAATTTCATAAGTACTTACGGTATTCTTTTCAATTTTTCACTAGGTTAATATATCACAACTAAACGAAAAACTCCATAGAAATTATTTGCATGTGAATTGATTCGGTCTAATATTTCTAACTGGATTGTTTTATCATTCCTAATATAACGTATTCTCAAACTACTCTTCTCATACTGCAATTTTGTTATTATTGCTTACTATATAAATTAAGGCTGTTTTCGTCTTGATTGTTTCTTATCGTTCTAAATAAGAACGTATAAACCTAGCGTTCGTGCCATCTTTTCTACTTTTACAATAATTGAGGTTTCTTACAACTCTTCATACCGATCTTTGTTACTAAAAAATAATAACAAAGTTTACGATAAAGGCCTAAATTAAATACAAAGGCTCTTGTGATAATTTTTGCAACATCAAAGTGGAATTTATGTCTCATTGCTATTATTCCATAGAAGAAAAGAGACATTGAACAAGAATTGTATACTCTATAGTATGATAAACAGCAAACATCCAAAATAGCCCAAAGAAAGGGTAACTGTAACTCAGGATAAGGTAACAATCATTCAACAACCTTTAACTTACTATCACCAGTCACCCTTTGTTAAATTATTTATACATTTTGTTTATTTCATGTTTAAACGAGAGCAAATTCACCTTGCTTCTTCATTTTCACAACTCTCTTCACATAAACGTATGCATATGCCCCGTTTGCTACTAAACTAATTACAGCTACTGAAAGCATTAAAAAATCGTTACGCGGTACTAATAATTCCACTGATTCAGTAAATCTTGGAAATGTAAAATAATACATAAACCAAGCTGCCAATGTGAATGCACGCGCTTGTAACCATGTGCCTTTTTTAATGAACATAGCAGGTAATGTACAAGATAGTAGCACCATAAATTGAGCAGAAGCTGATCCAGGGAAATTTAAATAAACAAATACCCAATTCCAAATATCATAAGCGATTATCCATAAAAGAGGCATTTTCGGCCACAGCATATCCTTCTCTTTACTATTATCAATATATATTCCTTTAAATCCATAAAATAGCGTAGCAATTGACAACACACCTGCTATACCATTTAAAATGTTAGGTAAATATCCCATAGTAAAATCTTGTGTTACTGCCTCTCCAATGTTTAATGCTAAAAATAATGCTGCTACTAGTTTTGCAGAAGTAAGTCCACCAAGCTTCGAATATCTCATTAAAATGAACCATACACTTGCACCTACAACAGAATATACTTTTACCCATTTGAACCAATAAGTAACACCGTAACTTGTCCAAATAGGCAATAAGGCTATCGGTAAAACGAAAAAAAAGATGATTCCAGCCCATTTTGATTTTCTAAACAATTCGTTTAAGCCCATTAAAACAATTAGAATCATTACCCAATGAAAAATTGATAAGGGACTATTATGCTCTTTGGCAACGCCTTCATAAAACCCATTTTTGTATGATAAATCTCCATCTTTATTAACTATAAGTGATATATTATCAAACTCAGTAATTAGTGCACCTGTTTCACTAGTCATACTTAAAACAGATTCGTTTAATGTCCATGACTTTACTTCTTCTACATTATGACCACCATATTGCTTAATTACAGTCACTTTATTATTATCCTTAAATTCAAAACGATAGAAAAATGCCCCCTCTCCAGATTCTCCATCTACTATCATTTGCCATGTTCCTAACAGTTCATCTGCATTAGCTTCACTTGCGAATACGACATTAGAAGTTGAAAAACTAAAAAATAACATAAAAATTAATCCAAAAATAAAACTTAGTTTCAAACGTGCCAGTTTACACATGGTGTACCCCTCCTATACTTTTGTAGGATAATATATGATATACTATTCAGACTTTTCACTGAGCAGGTATATCTGGAGTATTAATCATGCTTCTTCTTAACATATTATATATTGTATATACTGCATATTTTTATTTTACTATAATGTGCTAATCGGGTAGTTTATTCTCTATAAAGTTCATAAATTGCTCAATAATATATATTAAATAACCACAATGAAAGGATTATTATAAATATAACCCTTTCATTGTGGTTACCTAAAAATCAGATCATAGATTTCTTTTCATAAGTCTCTTTTCTTAAGCTTTGTTGCGATTGTTACTAATAATGGAATATGATGAGTTTTATGGTCGCTCCAACATGGTTATAAAAGAAAAGATGCCACGTAGGCTACAGGTATACATGCTTAAAACTTTGAACAAAAAGAAACAATTATTATTACTACGGCACTTTTCCTTAAATTGTTGCTTGTTTCACTTACATCTGAGGAACTGGTATGTATTATTGGTTTTAGAGAACAAAATGCGCTTTTCAAAAACAGCCTATTTAAAAAGAAACAATTATTATGAATATAGCCTTTTTCATAACTATATTGCTTCTTTAATGAGAACGCCGTCTTTTTATAGAAGAACAGGCCATAGTTTTATACCTACGAATACATCTACTTTGCGTAAAAGTGTTGAATATAAGATTTTGATTAAAATAGAATTTAACTTTTAACAATTGGCATTTTAATTTTAATATATAAAAATGGTGAATCATACTTGTAAGTTATTTTACCGTGATACTCATTAATAATATCATTTATAATTGTCGTACCGAGCCCTCTATGTTTTCCTTTTGAAGACCGACCATATGATGTAAATAAAGAATCGATAATTTGTTTTGGAATATGCTGGGTGTGATTTACTGACTCAAGTATGTAAAAACCACTTACCATTGATGACTTCAATACGACAGAACCTTCTTTATGAACTCTTGAATATCCAACGGCAGCTTCGACACTATTTTCAAGTAAATTACTAACTAACTTACTTTGATTTAAGTTGCTCATTGGTAATAGTGTTAGTGGAACTTGTAACTGATAGGTTACATCTATCCCTTCTTTCATAGCCTCGACATAATAATGATGTAAGTGTGCTGTGATATGTCCTTTTTCACCTTTAATGGTCAAATTAACATTTTCGTATTCACCTATCAGCGATTCAACGTATGATCTCGCCTCTATTAATCTTTCTTCTTCAAGCATGTATTGAAAAACATTCATATGCTTCATCACGTCATGCCTTTGACTCCTGATTTCTCGAAAAGCATCTTGTATACTCATCTTCTCTTCTTGCAAAACTGAATCATTCAATAATAAAAGCTGTATTTTACCCAATGATGACCATCTGAAACATTCAACTAACATATTAACGACCCATAAACTAGTAAACACGATAGGCTTATTACTATAAAATTGAAGAAACACTATGATAATTTGAATGAGCCAAAGTATGCTACTTAACAATAAAATAACCTCTACTTGGAAGAATATTTTTTGAACCTTCTTCCATAGAAACAACCACACAACAGCATAGACGATTAAGAATGTAATTGTCACGTTAATAGATAGAAATAATTTATGTATAACTGTTAATGATGATAATAAAAGTACAATAAAGATCATACTCGTATGAAATATCTTTAAGTTCACAATTGTACCCCTTTAAAAATAATTTTCTTGCACGTATTCAAGTTTACTTTTGGTAATAATCGCTGTTTGATTCGTATGCTGAAAAGAGATAGAAAAAGAATTTTTAGCATATATTGAGAAATTTTTTACGTAATGTAGGTTAATAATAAAAGATCGGTGAGAGCGAATGAAATTTCGGTTATTCAACTGATCTTCTAAATCGCTTAATGATTGGTACGTTTCAAACTCTCCATCTATAGTAACTAACTTTGATGATCGACCTGTTCTTTCAATAAAGAGAATGTTTTTTTTATCAATGAAGTTCATTTCAGATTTTTGTTTTAACACTAACTTCCCTTCATCTTTTGTTGGTGCCATATGCCTTTTATATCTATTCATACCTTTCATTAGTCTATCTTTAGAGTATGGCTTTAAAATATAGTCAAGAACATCCAATTCGAATGCATGAACAGCGTATCCACTATGACCAGTTAAAAAAATTACTTTTATGTCCAAAGCATAAGTTTGAATAAAATCAGCTAATTCATAACCTGAAAGCTTTGGCATTTCAATATCGGTGATCAGGAGATCTATCTCATTCTTCTTAATAAACTCATAAGCTTCTTCAGAATCAGTTGTTGAAAAATGAATCGAGAACATCTCTTCTTTTCTTAATAATGCTTCAAGTTTCTCCAAATCGTACTTATGATCGTCAACTAGACCAACCTTCACCATATCCTCACTCCGAAACTAATCTGTTTTTTTTATCCTAACATAAATAAAATACCATAAATGGAATTTTCACGACAGGAAAAGAATGTTTCACGACAACATGGTTGGTAAAATTCATAAGGTTTTGTAAAGTGAAGACAGTTATAAATGAGGGGAGCGAACGATGGATGATCGAAGTGAAAAACGTATCCAAACAATTTAAGGAAAAGAAAAAGACGATTGCGGCTGTAAAGGATGTTTCTTTTTCTATTTCAAAGGGTGAGATCGTTGGTCTATTAGGAGAAAATGGTGCAGGGAAAACAACTTTGTTAAGAATGATATCAACAATTATGGAGCCTACAAATGGATCTATAAAGATTAATGGTATTGATATATCCAAGAAAACAATGGGTATAAAGCAGCAAATCGGCGTTTTATTCGGCAGTGAAACTGGATTGTACGATCGCCTTTCAGCAAGAGAAAATTTAGCATATTTCGCTTCACTTTACGGTATTAGTAAGCACGAAACGAATGTCCGTATAGATCAATTAGCTGTGCGCTTTGGTATGAAGGATTATATCGACAGAAAAGTTGGTGGATACTCTAAAGGAATGCGCCAAAAGGTAGCAATCGCAAGAACACTTATTCATGATCCTGACATTATTTTATTTGATGAACCTACTACAGGCCTTGATATTACGTCAGCAAATATGTTTCGCGAATTAGTTCACCAACTCCGTAAAGAGGGTAAAACAATTATTTTCTCAAGCCACATTATGGAAGAGGTAAAGATGTTATGTCAGTCAATTATTATGATTCATAAAGGTGAGCTCGTATATCAAGGTGCTATTGATGAACTGTATAAACAAGAAGAAAGTGAAGATTTAAATTATATATTTATGTCAAGATTAGTGAGAGGTGCTTAAAATGATTTGGACAATTTACAAAAAAGAATTAATTGATTCGCTTCGTGATCGCAAGACAATCATGCTTAGTATTCTCATTCCAATGTTATTTAGCTTAGGGATGGTGTTTTTCTACGAGGCATTCTTCTTTAAAGACTCAACCGAAAACTATACAGTTGCTGTAGAGAACACGATAGATGATAAAACATATGATTGGTTTTCTAATTTAGAAAGTGTAACTGTGTCAAAGGTGACCGATCCTATCCAAACTGTGAAAGACGGAGAAGCAACGATTGCCTTATATGCAGACCAAGATTTTCTTAACCAGATTGAACAAGGTGGGTCACCTGCTATTGATATATACGTAGATCAATTTAGTCAAAAAGGCGAGCTAGCTACCAGTACGATAAACTCTCACCTAAACACTTTAAAAGAAACCGTCCAACAAAAGAGGTATGAAGATTATAATTTAGACGCTGATGCATTTGAACCCTTTCTTTTCTCGATTAATAGCATTTCTGAATCTGAGGAAGATACATCAAGCTTTCTCCTAAGCATTCTTGCTCCACTAATTATTGTGATGTCTATTATTACGGGTGGAATTCCTACTAGTAATGATTTATTTGCGGGTGAGAAAGAAAGAAACACGATGGAAGCATTATTAATGACACCAGTAAAACGCACAAACATACTTTTTGGTAAATGGTTAACCGTTTCTACCTTAAGTACGTTTAGTGGAATTTTTGCTACAGTGATGTTCGTTATTACGACCAAATTATTTACCGAAGGACTAACGAATGTTATACCAGACGACAAAGTGGCACCATTCATCGGGGTTATGAGTATTGGAATTTTAGCTTTTGCTCCCTTAATTTCTAGCATAATGATGATGCTAAGTCTATTAGCAAATACAGTTAAGGAAGCAGGAAACTATGTATCGCCTTTGTCTATGTTAGCGATGATTCCATTCTTTCTACTAATGGGCTTATCTGTAAATGAAATAACTACAACCCATTTTCTCATTCCATTTTTCAATATTTTCGCATTAATTAAACAATTAATTTTCGGTGTGTATTCTATTGAAAGCATAGGAATGGTAGTAGCAAGCTCAGTTCTCGTTATCGCTATCTTATTTTTACTTGGCTCATTCATGTTCAAAAAAGACCGCTGGGTATTAGGAAAAGGAGCGTGACATACTAGCTTTACCTATATGTGATCTTTTAACAGCAGGTCAGTGAACTCGTTCTAGTAAACATAAAGATCAAAAAATCAGGTGGTCACTGCTCCGCCTGATTTTTGAAATTCGAAATCTTAGTATTTTTATGTGTGAAAGTTGAGATATATGTTTTAGCAAAACCGTGTAACTTGATTTTAATAGACTCAGTGGGTAACGAATGGTGTTTCGTTAAACCAACTGATGCTTGAAGGAATAAAAAAACTAAAAATTATAGAACGTAAGAAAAGTAGGGGTAAAATGTCAGGTACAAAAAAAACATATAATACTAACCTAGCAAAACGCTGGATGATAACCATTGGGATATTTTTAATTGTTCAATTGATCTTTATCGCAGTTGATGGCACTTTCCTAGAGCCAAACATTAATGATAGTGATCATTTAATTGCTAAGTTTGGGAGATGGGTTCTGGAGTCGAAACTATTTACACAATGGATTACGCCATATTCCTTTCCGTTTTTTAATTTGTTTATGACAATTTATGTTTTTGCTTTGCTCGTTCATGCAGGACTAGACATCGTATCAATTATGTTATCAAAAAAATAAAGAAAAGATTCAAGAGAT contains:
- a CDS encoding helix-turn-helix transcriptional regulator, which translates into the protein MKKDFGDSISNKVYEYRVLARMSQQELADKVGVSKQTIFVMEKGNYVPTLLLAFRIAEFFNVDVNDIFTYAKGNDQNV
- a CDS encoding DUF2268 domain-containing putative Zn-dependent protease (predicted Zn-dependent protease with a strongly conserved HExxH motif) gives rise to the protein MNKTIMGFAATIALLFLYACSPTNEERGITDEKEEVNKESLILSFKNPQTNQEFKIVKAYKLFEGLREKTEESSERSKLDVYKEVVIDPIYQDCFANAEYPNMADSILHSAPDLFTPLTILGEKIEEKQVEKAIQQALIKSSNILPSSKETTVCLFTTTNSNTSPMFTVGAGKIIILYNYYFDNNFIKAGTAHEYHHSVWTERYLNNDKPFTVLDNIIFEGKAVTFEKLIYPEVELTRINESYDKENWEKIKNNLHTVNLNRALEIIRGENGLPLGYGYSEGYKMVQSYLDLHPELSPEEWTPIEAREIFDDGNYIDNYQ
- the queF gene encoding preQ(1) synthase: MQGRKDEELKDITLLGNQGTNYIFEYSPDILEAFDNKHTNRDYFVKMNFPEFTSLCPKTGQPDFATIYISYIPDVKMVESKSLKLYLFSFRNHGDFHEDCMNIIMNDLIKLMQPRYIEVWGKFTPRGGISIDPYCNYGIPGTKYEEMANYRLMNHDLYPEKIDNR
- the queE gene encoding 7-carboxy-7-deazaguanine synthase QueE is translated as MEKTIPVLEIFGPTIQGEGMVIGQKTMFVRTAGCDYACSWCDSAFTWDGSAKSEIEQLSSEEIWQRLVELGGNRFNHVTISGGNPALLKNLEHLLTLLKEKGIRVGLETQGSVWQDWFLLIDDLTISPKPPSSEMKTNFEKLDFIIDRLVSRGRQQHVSLKVVVFDDKDLEYAKMVHKRYEHINFYLQVGNEDVMSEDPAIVNKLLHKYEWLVQKTIDSPELNDVKVLPQLHTLVWGNKRGV
- the queD gene encoding 6-carboxytetrahydropterin synthase QueD, producing the protein MIQQIYPQVQHPYQFELNKDMQFAAAHFVPHDEAGKCRELHGHTYFVNITIAGDDLDHTGFLVNFQQVKKLIHGKFDHTVINDHKELFNDQNPNDFPTTEVVAKKIWEIIQEHLNTLPNSPKCLQVFVRETPTSYVVYRPKAGDR
- the queC gene encoding 7-cyano-7-deazaguanine synthase QueC translates to MKNEKAVVVFSGGQDSTTCLFWAMKRYKTVEAVTFQYNQRHDNEIEVAKNIANELGIKHTVLDMSLLSQLAPNALTRDDIAIEEKEGELPTTFVDGRNLLFLSFAAVLAKQTGAKHIITGVCETDFSGYPDCRDVFIKSLNVTLNLAMDYQFVIHTPLMWLDKAETWELADELGAFDFVQKKTLTCYNGIIAEGCGECPACKLRKRGLEQYVSTKNRGENKS
- a CDS encoding DUF5692 family protein — its product is MCKLARLKLSFIFGLIFMLFFSFSTSNVVFASEANADELLGTWQMIVDGESGEGAFFYRFEFKDNNKVTVIKQYGGHNVEEVKSWTLNESVLSMTSETGALITEFDNISLIVNKDGDLSYKNGFYEGVAKEHNSPLSIFHWVMILIVLMGLNELFRKSKWAGIIFFFVLPIALLPIWTSYGVTYWFKWVKVYSVVGASVWFILMRYSKLGGLTSAKLVAALFLALNIGEAVTQDFTMGYLPNILNGIAGVLSIATLFYGFKGIYIDNSKEKDMLWPKMPLLWIIAYDIWNWVFVYLNFPGSASAQFMVLLSCTLPAMFIKKGTWLQARAFTLAAWFMYYFTFPRFTESVELLVPRNDFLMLSVAVISLVANGAYAYVYVKRVVKMKKQGEFALV
- a CDS encoding sensor histidine kinase, which translates into the protein MNLKIFHTSMIFIVLLLSSLTVIHKLFLSINVTITFLIVYAVVWLFLWKKVQKIFFQVEVILLLSSILWLIQIIIVFLQFYSNKPIVFTSLWVVNMLVECFRWSSLGKIQLLLLNDSVLQEEKMSIQDAFREIRSQRHDVMKHMNVFQYMLEEERLIEARSYVESLIGEYENVNLTIKGEKGHITAHLHHYYVEAMKEGIDVTYQLQVPLTLLPMSNLNQSKLVSNLLENSVEAAVGYSRVHKEGSVVLKSSMVSGFYILESVNHTQHIPKQIIDSLFTSYGRSSKGKHRGLGTTIINDIINEYHGKITYKYDSPFLYIKIKMPIVKS
- a CDS encoding LytTR family DNA-binding domain-containing protein; protein product: MVKVGLVDDHKYDLEKLEALLRKEEMFSIHFSTTDSEEAYEFIKKNEIDLLITDIEMPKLSGYELADFIQTYALDIKVIFLTGHSGYAVHAFELDVLDYILKPYSKDRLMKGMNRYKRHMAPTKDEGKLVLKQKSEMNFIDKKNILFIERTGRSSKLVTIDGEFETYQSLSDLEDQLNNRNFIRSHRSFIINLHYVKNFSIYAKNSFSISFQHTNQTAIITKSKLEYVQENYF
- a CDS encoding ATP-binding cassette domain-containing protein — encoded protein: MIEVKNVSKQFKEKKKTIAAVKDVSFSISKGEIVGLLGENGAGKTTLLRMISTIMEPTNGSIKINGIDISKKTMGIKQQIGVLFGSETGLYDRLSARENLAYFASLYGISKHETNVRIDQLAVRFGMKDYIDRKVGGYSKGMRQKVAIARTLIHDPDIILFDEPTTGLDITSANMFRELVHQLRKEGKTIIFSSHIMEEVKMLCQSIIMIHKGELVYQGAIDELYKQEESEDLNYIFMSRLVRGA